TCTAAAAATATTGATATTTGTGATTTTATTCATTTCTACTTTATTTGTTTTTTACGGTAGAGTTACATATATTTATATTTTTCAGTTCAAATAAAAATATATAATTAATCGAATCAAAATTTACTGATATTTTCACAGCCCTAGTGATTCGAACTAGAACGGGGTTCGATTAATTTTGTGCCAAGCTAGGGTTGATGTTTTATACGATATGTTTGTTGTTTCTATTGGATTGGGATGTCCAATCAAATTAGAACGATCCAAACCGATTCAAAACCTTATTACAGTTTCTTTGAAAATCTTTCCAATTTAAATTATACCTTGCCAAAAACTGAAACTCCAAACAGAAATAAAAATGTAGCGAAACAGAAGGGAATGATATCGATTTCCTTTTGGTTTCAATAACCGAAAATTTTGGAAGTCGGATTGGACACTCCTAATTGAGCTCGAAAGATAAACATACGTTGATAAGTGTTTTCAAAACCAAATTGATAGTAAGGTGCGCAATATTTCCAATGAAATGAACAGTAGATCAAAAATTCGAGTCACAAATTAACTATATTGATGGTAATATATCAGAGACCAAATTCGTGGGTGAAAACTCTGCTATATATTTACCAACTATTTGTCCACCTAATTATATTTTTGTTTTTTTTTTGTTATTGGCATAACTAACTAACTATACTTTAGTTAGATGATAAAACCAGCTCAAAAACTCTTTTTTTTTTTTTTTTTATAGATGATTGGTTTTGACAGTACATATCATAATTATAAAGATGGAATGATCCAAAATATGCATGTTATCCAATATAATTATATTGCACATTATTTTTTGCTTAGCATGGCTTTCAGTTAATCTTCGGCGGTGGCGGACGCCTTCCGTAACCGGGTTTCGTTGGGTCATGTCCTGGATTTGGGCCTGGTTCCTCATAATCCGTCATCCTCGGAATAGTCTCTTGAACCTATGTTAACATGGAAGACATTAAATTATGTTAAAACAAGCAGTGTGTGCTTTTTGTACTAGTCTATTCCGTAACATTAAGTGCGCATCTCCCGGACAACAGGATAGCCGATAGGATTTATCAAAAAAAAAAATTATGTTAAAACAAACATTTTATGTTACGAGATTTCTTACCTTGTTTACGGAATATTGGTCGGTGTGAATTACTCCATCTTCCTCAAATCCTAAAACGAATACTGTCTGTAACTTTGTATTTATAATTAATATATTTTTTTTTTTGACATCATGATTATCGATTGTCTTACACAATCTCCAATGATTTACTCTATTTTTCACTCTAAAATAGATCAACTCTATAATATAGTGAGTTTGCTCCAATGATACTTTATTTTAGAGTAGAAAATAGAGTGATGAACAAAAAAAAAATAATTTACTCTATATTTGGAATAAACCTATATTTTACTCTATTACAGAGTGAAAAACAGAGTACCATTAGAGCATTTTTACTCTAAACTATATTTTAAAGTGATAAATAGAGTGGAGTTGGAGATGCCCTTAGACTCGATTCTTTTTCGGATAGATCAGCAGATCAGATCTAGATCTTGATACTGAGAATTACTTTTAGATAGGTGTTTTTTCGCCTATTCAGAAATCAAATAACCGTTTTTTCGCCTTTGATATGCCATGCAAGTGTAACGTTTCTTTTAGATAGATGTTTAAAATATTCTTTATGTACAAATCTAATTACCTGAAGAACACGCTATAAGCAAGAGCAAGAACGACATGAGAACCACCAACTTCATCTTTAAAAACCTTTTTCCGATATCACTTAGATAATAATTTTGTTGTTGTTTAGAAAACAACCCATGCTTCTATAGATATAGATACATGCGTTACCTGTTGGCAAAAGAAATGTTTTGGCAAAATCTATATTTTCCATTAACACTATGTACATGCACCTATCTTTTAGTCCATTGCTTTCTCTTAACCTTCATAAGCAGATTTTTTTCAACTAATATTTTGGTTAAGTTTTTATACTTTTATGACAAGTAATATATGTATAATAAATGAAAATTAATTATGAAATCATATGTATAATTAAAAATAATTACAAATAATAATACAGAACAATGTTTTTTGAATGTCTAAACACTTACGAATAGTGCTTTCACAATTTCGATCAAATAAGTGGGACTACATTTAACAATAATTTTATAGATAAGTACAATCAGTATCTAATTAATCTATCTTATTAACACTATATGGAACTAAAATTTAGTTGATGTGTTATTTATGATTTATGCCATTAAAAATAAAATTTGAATGTTTAGATATTCATTAAAAGTAAACATGTAAAATCAAATTCTAATTAATTAATAATATCTTTCCATATCTTTTTAATCAATTATGAATATATATATTTCTCATTTCAATTGTAACAAAAACTTATAAAATATTTTTTTATTATTTCTATATTTTAAATAAGTAAATAAAATGGCAATAATGTTAAATATAATTATTAATTATTCATTTCTTAAAGTTTCATTTAGAAAAAGTACACAATCTAATTTTATTTTTCAAAATAACATAATAATTATCTATTAATATATTTATATATTCCATATGCATAATTTTATTTAATCGAAATAACTTCGGGTTTTCAAAACACCGATAGATGTCTATTAAATAATTAAAATAAATAATAATAGTCCGTCATATATAACAATAAATATATTCCTTTGATGTTGGAGGATTTAGAAAAAATTATCTAAATTTAAATAGAAATGAAAAAGTAAATCTTATATTTAATCAAATTCAAAAGTAACCTAAATAGTTAGTAAAATTACCATTTATCCCTTATGCCAAAACAAAAATCAGAAAGTTATTTTAAGATTTTATTCTTCTGAACTCTATACTTAAACTTGTCTAGAAGTCTACTAGGTGGATAGTTATCAAAAATTATAATTCATAATTTGATATAATAATATTATTTTTGACAATGTTAAAAAAATTATTTTTAAAAAAATTATTATAATCCTCAGTATATGAACTAATATGAGGTATATAAATTAAAATTTAATACAATTGAACAATTTGAAAGAAGATAGATTGATTTACCAACCATGTTTGTATAATTCATATGGTTTGGTAACAATTGGTTCAAAGATATATATTTCTAGGGTTAGACTTTAGATTTAGTTTCTTTTATTGACTTAAATTTACATATAAATGTTGAGTTGTGTATGTTTTATAAGATTTTCGTATTTGATACAATGATTAATTAAGAGATTTTAGTTATCAAGTGGACCTTTAGGGTTTGTGGTTCATCGTTTACTAGACTTCCAATGAAGTCTACTTGATTTTATGCTATAGTAGATTTCTTCTGTAGTATACGAAAATTGGAGATTATAAAATTAAAATAATTTTAAACTAGTTTTAGCTTTGTATGAATAAATTAAACTAATAGTTTTCAAACTCATATTCAACAATTGTGAAATCATAAAGTAAAACTATTAAAACAAAATAATAAATAAACTTAATGAAATTATCATAGTAGACTTCGAAAACATTTTACTCCATAATTTAAAATTTAGTAATCTTCAAAAGACGTCTACTATGTATAGTTTAACCTAATTACAATTTTTTTCTTAATATATAGATAAAAATTACACAATCTCTATAAAATGGTTGCACAAGTTTTTAAAACTCACTCTATTCTTTCTAAATCTATTTTCACTCTCTCTAGAACACTCTCACTTCTCCTAATCGCTTTGAATTCGAAGAAAAACTTAATTTCTTAACTTTTATTCATGTATTTTTTACAATATTATCTTGTTTATGTAGGTATTTTTATTCATGGTTTCATTTCCCCTCACAAAAATGTAAGATTTAAATCAATAGATTTTAAATGTTTGTTTTGTGGTATATTTAAATAAAGTTATAGATTCAAACTCTATATTTACTTTGCTACTATTTTATCTTATAAATTCTATTTTGAAGCTTTTCCAAAAAAAATAATAAACTGAACAAACAAATATTTGATACAGTAGAATTTTCACGTTTTCTAAATGTATAAATTTCTTAGATCTGAAAATTATTTGATACAATAGAATTTTAATGAAGTCTTCTTAAAAGTTAAGACTAGTATACTTCAAATGAAGTCTATTTTTTTAACATCAAATGCTTGTTTTAAACTAAATGTCCAATTTGTAAAAAAAAAAAACTAAATGTCCAAGGGATTAAGACAATTACATCCGGAGAGAAATTCGACGGTAAGATGATAAGTGAAAATAACTAAAACAAGACGAGAGATAAATGTGGCTAAGAGAGCAGATACCCATAGAGAAGTTTCACTTCTATTTCTAAAGTACACGTTTGAAGGAATGCAAAGAAGTCAAAATAGATCTTGAAGTACCCAACCAATGGATTTTGAGAGCAGTTGAAAACCGTCTCAGAGAAGATGCATAGTTCGCTAGAGAGAGGAGAATAGATTGAACATCCACTAAAATTCCTTGATAAAAGAAAGTAGAGTTTGAAATTCCAGTTCCAGATTACTCGTCGGACAAAACAATAAATGTCAATTCCAGACGAATGAAGGTACTCATGGTGGCTATTCTTGGCTCAATGAGCTTAAAGTGCATGATGAAAGAATCGATTTGGTGAATCGTTATGTTTGGCCCAAGATGATTGAAAGAGTTGAGGTAATGGGCTTTAATAACCCAGATTTAAGCCCAGCCCAACCAACTCAAAACTTTCTTGTAACTCAGATATGTCGGGACCAGGTGGAGGCTTGTTGTATTACATGGAGGGGAGATGGTGGCATCGGTGGATAAGTAGTGGTGACAAGTTAGAACAGAGGCGACTAGCAGATCAGCATGCAAGGATGATAGGTTTTGTTGTGAAACAGTCACGGTTTCCACGGTACATGGGGCGGATGAGAGAAGGTTGGAGGGAAGGCAGAGGAGCTCCATGACGGGTGAAATCAGAGTTGGCTCTGCCAAGGGACATCATGGGAGACGGTATGTAGTGGTGGAGACGCAGCGGAGACAGAGAGACAAGCAGATATGGCACTTTCACTTTCTTTGAACAGAGGAGAGGCAACGTCGAGAGGAGTGACGGGAGAGACGACAACGATGGCGACGACGAGAGGAATAGTGGCGGTGGCGGTGGCGAAAAAACCGTAAAGATGGCGACAACGAGATTGACTACAAACAGACCGGTGAAGACAAGACAAAACAGAGGACCATAGCGGAGGAGGTGGACCATGAAGTTGTCAGACAGAGGCGACGCCGGTGAGCGAGGCGCCGCCGGCGTCGAGGGAGATGTGAGAGGTCAGCTGTCTCAAAAATTGTGTCAAAAGTAAATCACTCTCAAATGAAGTCTATTAAACCATAAATGTTAAGCAGACTTCACCAGAAGTCTACGAAAATAGGATTTATTTTTTCTTATGTTTTCTCATAATTTTTTCTTGTTTTTCATGTATTATTTTCTATGCTTTCATCTTCTCCTCGCAAAAATGTAAGATTTTGATTATAAATGTGTATTTTGTGATAATATTCAAATAGAGTTATAGATTAAAACTGTATATTATATATTTGCTACTATTTTAGCTGAAAATTTTATTTTTTAAGTTTTTTGAGATTTTGAACTATTTTCACGTTTTCTAAATGTACATATTTTTAGATCTGGAAATTATATGATAAATTGGACTTATGATAAAGTCTGCTTAAAAGTTAGGGTTAGTGGATTTAAAATGAAGTATACTAAACCATAATTTTAATATTTTTACCTTAATTTTTTCCCATAATTTTATCTTGTTTTGTAGGTATTCTCTTGTATGATTTTTGTCTCTTTTTTTCGAAAATGTAAGATTTAAATCTATAGATTTTAAATGTATAGTTTTGTGTGTTTATATTTAAATATGTTTTTGGTTAAAACTCTATGTTTTGAATTTTCTACTAATTTAGCTTAAAATTTTATTTTTAGAGTTTTTAAAGAGATTTGAACCCATTTCCAAGTTTTTAAATGTACATATTTTTAATCTAAAAATTATCCTACAATAAATTTCTGATGAAGTATGCTTAAAATTTAAGGGTGGTAAAAAAGTAAACGCATAGAGATTAAATATATAGCTCTATTTGAATATAATCATAAAATACAGATTTAGAATTTATAGATGTAAATATTACATTTTTGGGTGGTAGAGATGAATACTATAAAAGAAAATAGCTGCAAAATAAGAGAAAAATCATATATTAGTAGGCTTCTCTTTGTACGGCGGCCCTGATCCCGTGGGAGTTCTCTCCGTTGCAGCTCCAAAAAATCACATGCGTCTTTGGTTTCTTTCGGAACACCGCCGAAAAGTGATAAAGTCTGATTTCTTATGGGGTATTGGATCTTCCTTTAGAGTGCCGTCTGCGCTCAGTCTATGTCAGATCCGAGATCCGATATCCGCCAGAATGGCGAACACGCGTTGTGATAAGCCCTTAGGGTTTATCGAGATTGTTACATAATAGATCTTTTTTTTTAAATACTATGGCATAGGTAAAGAGATGGCCCAGATTTGAGATAGAAAGAAGAAGAAGAAGTGTTTTAGAAAATGGAAGATGAGAAGGTGAAAAGGTAGTATCGGTTGAGTGGCTTTGATACCACTTTGATACGCCCAAATTAGGGAATGATCACTCAATCTTACTTGGATATGAACTCAAACGGTTTAGGAATGAGAACTGGTGGAATGAAGAGTCACACAACAGTTGCAGAAGGCTGTTGATGTTCCCGAACTTTTATTGTTGCTTGATATGACGTACAAGTCCAACAAAAGAAGAAACTCTATCCGTTGCTTGATATGACGCACAAGTCCAACGAGATAAGAGGCTGTTTACTTGGATATGACTCACCAAGAAACAAGAAGTGTTCTAAGCAAAGAACAAAGAGAATGAACTCAAAAAGCTGAAAGAAAATCGATTGAATTGATAATAAGAAGTGTTTACATATTTATAGTAGATTTGGTCAAAGAAAGACAAAGAAATTGTGGAAAAACACATCTAGGGAAAAGACAACATTGACTAGAAAATAATAAAGTGAGTCTAAGTTGGCGAAATTGAGGAAGACTGGTCAAGAAACACTTTTCCTACTTTCCAGGTTCAGCCGGGTTGATATGGTCCATGGCGATAAGGAGAAGGACGCACGTGGGACGATCCTACAGCCGTCCGGGTGTCCTTAATGAACGAGCTGCATCCTGGCGCGGGTTAAGTCTTCAGAAAGCTTGAGAATCCTTTCCTTAGAGAAATGGTCGAATGAAAAGTCCATCATGGGGTCGAATACGGAGGCAAGGTCGTCAGGATGTGCAGTACAAACCAAAGGGTCCAGCAGTGAGAAGTTTCGGTCGTCTTCGGATTCTTCACTTCCCTAGTGAATTTTGGCTCGACTATCAGCCTTAGCATGCCGAGAAGGTCGGGAAAGGACACCTGTGGGTCGGTCAATTATATCGTCAGGTCGTGGTTCTGGCCTAACATCCAATCTGGACGTACGCGGGTCGATGCTGTACACGGCACGATCAGCACGGTCGGTAAGGTCCGAAGGGAAAACCTCGGTTGGGCCGTTCTGAACAGCCTGATCTTCATCCTGGTCTGGTTCCGGTCTTGTTTTTGCATGTTTAATTTTCTATGCTTTCATCTTCTCCTCGCAAAAATGTAAGATTTTGATTTTAAAGGTGTATTTTGTGATAATATTCAAATATAGTTATAGATTAAAACTGTATGTTATTTATTTGCTGATATTTTAGCTTAAAATTTTATTTTTGAAGTTTTTTTTTGCGATTTTAAACTATTTCCACGTTTTTAAATGAACATATTTTTTAGATCAGGAAATTATATGATAAAGTGGACTTCTGATATGTGTATTTGTGATAATATTCAAATAGAGTTATAGATTAAAACTGTATATTATTTATTTGCTATTATTTTAGCTGAAAATTTTATTTTTGAAGTTTTTTGAGATTTTGAACTATTTCCACGTTTTCTAAATGTACATATTTTTAGATCTGGAAATTATATGATAAATTGGACTTATGATAAAGTCTGCTTAAAAGTTAAGGTTAGTGGATTTAAAATGAAGTATACTAAACCATAATTTTATATTTTTACCTTATATTTTTCCCATAATTTTATCTTGTTTTGCAGGTATTCTCTTGTATGATTTTTGTCTCTTTTTTCGAAAATGTAAGATTTAAATCTATAGATTTTAAATGTATAGTTTTGTGTGTTTATATTTAAATATGTTTTTGGTTAAAACTCTATGTTTTGAATTTTCTACTAATTTAGCTTAAAATTTTATTTTTAGAGTTTTTAAAGAGATTTGAACCCATTTCCAAGTTTTTAAATGTACATATTTTTAATCTAAAAATTATCCTACAATAAATTTCTGATGAAGTATGCTTAAAATTTAAGGGTGGTAGAAAAGTAAACGCATAGAGATTAAATATATAGCTCTATTTGAATATAATCATAAAATACAGATTTAGAATTTATAGATGTAAATATTACATTTTTGGGTGGTAGAGATGAATACTATAAAAGAAAATAGCTGCAAAATAAGAGAAAAATCATATATTAGTAGGCTTCTCTTTGTACGGCGGCCCTGATCCCGTGGGAGTTCTCTCCATTGCAGCTCCAAAAAATCAAATGCGTCTTTGGTTTCTTTCGGAACACCGCCGAGAAGTGATAAAGTCTGATTTCTTAGGGGGTATTGGATCTTCCTTTAGAGTACCGTCTGCGCTCAGTCTATGTCAGATCCGAGATCCGATATCCGCCAGAATGGCGAACACGCGTTGTGATAAGCCCTTAGGGTTTATCGAGATTGTTACATAATAGATCTTTTTTTTTTAAATACTATGGCATAGGTAAAGAGATGGCCCAGATTTGAGATAGAAAGAAGAAGAAGAAGTGTTTTAGAAAATGAAAGATGAGAAGATAAAAAAGTAGTATCGGTTGAGTGGCTCTGATACCACTTTGATACGCCCAAATTAGGGAAGGATCACTCAATCGTACTTGGATATGAACTCAAACGGTTTAGGAATGAGAACTGGTGGAATGAAGAGTCGCACAACAGTTGCAGAAGGCTGTTGATGTTCCCGAACTTTTATTGTTGCTTGATATGACGTACAAGTCCAACAAAAGAAGAAACTCTATCCGTTGCTTGATATGACGCACAAGTCCAACGAGATAAGAGGCTGTTTACTTGGATATGACTCACCAAGAAACAAGAAGTGTTCTAAGCAAAGAACAAAGAGAATGAACTCAAAAAGCTGAAGGAAAATCGATTGAATTGATAATAAGAAATGTTTACATATTTATAGTAGATTTGGTCAAAGAACTGCTCCATCAATCTCTTGATCAGCTCTCAAGTGCATTCAAAATCCGGAAGTCCCTTCCACTTCACCAAACTTCAGCTTGTTTATCAGCGCGCAACTTTCAAATCTCCAACAAAGCCTCTGGCTCTGTGTTCCACTCAAATGAAGAAGATAAGATTAAAGAGAGTTCAAATACCTTAGTGTGAGGTTCCACCGCTTGTTTCAATTGGGAGATATGAAAAACATGATGAATTTGGCTGTGAGCATGCAATGTAAACTTGTAAGCTACCTTTCCCACCTTTTTCTCCACCAAATAAGCACCAAATAACCGATGGGCCAACTTCTCTACTCTACGCATTGCTACTGTCGTCTGTCGGTAAAGTCACAGTTTCAAATAAACCCAATCACCCACCTGAAACTCAACCTCTCTGCGTTTCTTATTAGCAGCTACCTACATTTGGGCTTGTAGTTAGCACACAGCTTCTGAAGCAGAGCATCTCGATTCTGAATTAATCCTTCCACTTCTGCATTCGCCGAAGGAACATCACCAAATCTCAACAGTCGCGGAGGATCTCTCCCCTAGAGTGAACAAAAAATGAGTAGTGTTAGAAGCGGAATGATAGGAAGTTTGTACCAATATTCCGCCCAAGGAAGCCACTGACTCCACGTCGAAGGTTTACGCCCCGCAAAGCAGTGCAAATAAGCTTCTAAACACATGTTAACCACATCTGTTTGCCCATTAGATTGAGGATGGTAAGTCGTGCTTTTGTGTAGAGCTGTACCTTGACTCTTGAAGAGAGCTGTCCAGAAGTTACTCAAGAAAACCTTGTCACGGTCCGAAACCATTGTCTTAGGGAAGCTATGCAATTTAATCACCTCCTTAACAAAGACCTCCGCAACAGACTTCACAGTGAACAGGTGCTTTAACGGTATGAAGTGCGCATACTTAGTCAACCGATCCACCACGACCAAAATCACGTCGAAGCCCTTAGAGAGGGGTAGACCTTATATGAAACCAAGGCTGATGTCAACCCAAACTTGCTCTGGAATTGGTAAAGGAGAGAGCAACCCGGCCGGTGAGAG
This sequence is a window from Brassica oleracea var. oleracea cultivar TO1000 chromosome C1, BOL, whole genome shotgun sequence. Protein-coding genes within it:
- the LOC106303091 gene encoding uncharacterized protein LOC106303091 → MKLVVLMSFLLLLIACSSGFEEDGVIHTDQYSVNKVQETIPRMTDYEEPGPNPGHDPTKPGYGRRPPPPKIN